A DNA window from Choristoneura fumiferana chromosome 24, NRCan_CFum_1, whole genome shotgun sequence contains the following coding sequences:
- the RpS7 gene encoding ribosomal protein S7 codes for MSTKIIKASAAEADPFETSISQALVELETNSDLKAQLRELYITKAKEIELHNKKSIIIYVPMPKLKAFQKIQIRLVRELEKKFSGKHVVFIGDRKILPKPSHKTRVANKQKRPRSRTLTSVYDAILEDLVFPAEIVGKRIRIKLDGSQLIKVHLDKNQQTTIEHKVDTFQSVYKKLTGREVTFEFPEPYL; via the exons ATGAGTACGAAAATCATCAAAGCCAGCGCGGCTGAGGCCGACCCCTTCGAGACGTCGATCTCTCAAGCCCTGGTCGAGTTGGAGACCAACTCGGACCTGAAGGCGCAACTTAGGGAGCTCTACATTACCAAGGCTAAAGAAATCGAACTGCACAACAAGAAG TCAATCATCATTTATGTGCCGATGCCCAAGCTGAAGGCGTTCCAGAAGATTCAGATCCGTCTTGTCCGAGAGCTGGAAAAGAAGTTCAGTGGCAAACATGTTGTATTCATTGGGGACCGCAAGATTCTGCCCAAGCCTAGCCATAAGACGCGCGTCGCCAACAAGCAGAAGAGGCCGCGATCAAG GACGCTGACGTCAGTATACGACGCCATCTTGGAGGACCTAGTGTTCCCCGCCGAGATTGTAGGCAAGCGCATCCGGATCAAGCTGGACGGATCTCAGCTCATCAAAGTCCATCTGGACAAGAACCAGCAAACCACTATTGAACACAAG GTGGACACGTTCCAGTCGGTGTACAAGAAGCTCACGGGGCGCGAAGTCACCTTCGAGTTCCCGGAACCTTACTTGTAA